From the genome of Rhizobium sp. NXC24, one region includes:
- a CDS encoding PLP-dependent aminotransferase family protein: MLRHDSKGQRNDVWKPVLQHRKGVTKHKLLTDKIISDIDEGILPVHTRMPTHRDLAHALGISVQTVSISYKEAERRGYLRGEVGRGTFVRSRITERADSFMLDRDPSGSADLSIIRAVYTEAHERSARELMQALAESDNSSFMRPCRPIAGLDAHRTAAQTWLARLSVDADPERILITNGAAHGLFLAVASVVRPGEVVLTENLTDHGIIGLANVLGFTLRGLPTDREGILPGAFEAACAVGDVSALVIVPSLNNPTSHVMGAERRHAIANIARRHGVFVIEDEVYKPMLRDPLPSMPDLLPELGFFVTSFTKSVMTGLRIGYLVVPAHYSIRVASILRVTGWSATNVVAEMASRWVLNGTANALIAVQRSEAQARQAIVSDVLGPFVSGSHPLSLCAWLSVPERWTEEGLVRVLASKGVAVTPSDPFVAGGERPVGGIRICLGGRLSHSALRSALETVRGAFEQLPPIFDVGSIA, from the coding sequence ATGCTTCGTCATGATTCAAAAGGCCAGCGCAACGATGTCTGGAAGCCCGTCCTTCAGCACCGCAAGGGCGTGACCAAACATAAGCTGCTCACCGACAAGATCATTTCCGATATCGATGAAGGCATCCTGCCGGTTCATACGCGGATGCCGACACATCGCGATCTCGCCCATGCGCTGGGGATTTCGGTGCAGACCGTGAGCATCAGCTACAAGGAGGCCGAGCGGCGCGGCTATCTGCGCGGCGAAGTGGGTCGCGGAACTTTCGTGCGCAGCCGCATCACCGAGCGCGCCGACAGCTTCATGCTCGACCGCGACCCGAGCGGCAGCGCCGACCTTTCCATCATCCGCGCCGTCTATACCGAAGCGCATGAGCGATCGGCGCGCGAGCTGATGCAGGCGCTGGCCGAAAGCGACAACAGCAGTTTCATGCGCCCGTGCCGGCCGATCGCCGGCTTGGATGCCCATCGTACCGCGGCGCAGACCTGGCTGGCGCGCCTATCCGTCGATGCCGATCCCGAGCGCATCCTGATCACCAACGGTGCCGCTCATGGTCTTTTCCTGGCGGTGGCCTCGGTGGTGCGGCCCGGCGAGGTCGTCCTGACCGAGAACCTGACGGATCACGGCATTATCGGCCTTGCCAACGTGCTGGGCTTTACGCTGCGCGGTCTTCCGACCGATCGTGAAGGCATCTTGCCGGGAGCCTTCGAAGCCGCCTGCGCAGTCGGCGACGTATCGGCCCTGGTCATCGTTCCCTCGCTCAACAACCCAACTAGCCATGTCATGGGTGCGGAGCGTCGTCATGCCATTGCCAACATTGCGCGCCGGCATGGTGTTTTCGTCATCGAGGACGAAGTCTACAAGCCGATGCTGCGCGATCCCCTTCCCTCCATGCCGGACCTGCTGCCCGAGCTCGGCTTCTTCGTCACGAGCTTTACGAAATCGGTAATGACCGGCCTGCGCATCGGCTATCTCGTCGTTCCGGCTCACTATTCCATTCGCGTTGCATCAATCCTGCGCGTTACGGGATGGAGTGCCACCAATGTCGTCGCGGAGATGGCATCGCGCTGGGTACTGAATGGTACCGCCAACGCGCTGATCGCAGTCCAGAGAAGCGAGGCCCAGGCGAGACAAGCGATCGTATCGGACGTGCTGGGTCCATTTGTCTCCGGCAGCCATCCTCTCTCCCTATGCGCTTGGTTGTCGGTTCCCGAGCGCTGGACGGAGGAAGGACTTGTTCGCGTTCTCGCCAGCAAGGGTGTTGCGGTCACGCCATCAGATCCATTTGTCGCTGGCGGAGAACGGCCGGTCGGCGGAATTCGCATCTGTCTTGGCGGCCGCCTGTCACACTCGGCGCTTCGCTCTGCGCTTGAAACGGTCCGCGGTGCCTTCGAACAACTGCCGCCGATTTTCGACGTGGGATCGATCGCATAA
- a CDS encoding Lrp/AsnC family transcriptional regulator, with protein sequence MKLDAIDLRILDAIQRDGRITKLALAEKVGLSPTPCWLRLRKLEKAGIITGYHAHLAPRRLAPVARVMVELTLANHRQSDFERFERAVSSIPEIIACWSVGGGVDYILKIMTPNIDAYQRLIDGLLDRDLGIERYFTYIVTKTVKEETLLPIADLLSTELHDE encoded by the coding sequence ATGAAACTTGATGCAATCGATTTGCGCATTTTGGATGCCATTCAACGCGATGGCCGCATCACCAAGCTCGCGCTCGCCGAAAAGGTAGGACTTTCGCCGACGCCATGCTGGCTTCGTCTGCGCAAGCTCGAGAAGGCCGGGATCATTACCGGCTATCATGCCCATCTGGCACCGCGTCGGCTCGCGCCGGTTGCAAGGGTTATGGTCGAACTCACTCTCGCCAACCATCGCCAGAGCGACTTCGAGCGCTTTGAGCGAGCAGTCTCTTCCATTCCGGAAATCATCGCCTGCTGGTCCGTCGGCGGCGGCGTTGATTACATTCTGAAGATCATGACGCCCAATATTGATGCCTATCAGCGCCTGATCGATGGCCTTTTGGATCGCGATCTCGGCATCGAGCGCTATTTTACCTATATCGTGACAAAGACCGTGAAGGAGGAGACCCTGCTTCCGATCGCCGATCTCCTTTCCACCGAACTTCACGACGAATAG
- the ehuD gene encoding ectoine/hydroxyectoine ABC transporter permease subunit EhuD yields MMYGFTWDTSSTLSFALSILPILGIGLIVTLEAAAAGFAIALVLGLVFALLRRSRFAAISWPTACVIEFLRDTPLLVQLFFLYYVLPIYGIVLPAFLTGALALGLQYSAYTSEVYRGGLDAVPRGQWEAATALNLGRGLTYRDIIIPQAIPRIIPAMGNYLVSMLKETPVLSVVTVVDMLNLANLIGDRTFEYLVPLSLVGLIFLILTLVCSAAIHWLEKTLPKNGIALR; encoded by the coding sequence ATGATGTACGGCTTTACTTGGGATACGTCCTCGACGCTCTCCTTCGCGTTGTCGATCCTGCCGATCCTCGGCATAGGATTGATCGTGACGCTGGAGGCGGCGGCGGCCGGATTTGCGATCGCCCTGGTCCTCGGCCTGGTCTTCGCGCTGTTGCGGCGCAGCCGTTTCGCGGCGATCTCCTGGCCGACAGCGTGCGTCATCGAATTTCTGCGCGATACGCCGCTGCTCGTGCAGCTCTTCTTCCTCTATTACGTCTTGCCGATCTACGGGATCGTCCTGCCGGCCTTTCTTACGGGCGCGCTGGCGCTCGGCCTGCAATATTCGGCCTACACGTCGGAGGTCTATCGCGGTGGCCTGGACGCCGTGCCGCGCGGCCAATGGGAGGCAGCGACGGCCCTTAATCTGGGGCGCGGCCTGACCTACAGGGATATCATCATCCCGCAGGCGATCCCTCGTATCATCCCCGCCATGGGCAACTATCTTGTCTCCATGCTTAAGGAGACGCCGGTTCTGTCCGTCGTCACCGTGGTCGACATGCTGAACCTTGCCAACCTCATCGGCGATCGGACCTTCGAATATCTGGTACCGCTGTCGCTCGTCGGCTTGATCTTTCTCATCCTCACGCTCGTCTGCTCGGCGGCCATTCATTGGCTCGAGAAGACGCTGCCGAAAAACGGAATTGCTTTGAGATGA
- a CDS encoding isoprenylcysteine carboxylmethyltransferase family protein, which yields MAIYLLQLLAWSVFIAALILWPAGTLAFPGAWVVIAFFLLGGLAMILWLSKHSPRLLRERMASPLQRDQKPWDRVWLMFFVLAFLGWISFMGWDAARTGFRAVPPWLQVLGGFGMVVNMLGTWWTFRENAFAAPVVKIQKDQKVIDTGPYAIVRHPMYASALFFLIGMPLLLGSWLGLAFSVIFIFGIAWRAVHEERALTAELSGYQAYAARVRYRLIPFVW from the coding sequence ATGGCGATCTATTTGCTCCAACTCCTGGCCTGGTCGGTCTTCATCGCGGCCCTGATCCTATGGCCGGCGGGCACGCTGGCTTTTCCGGGCGCCTGGGTTGTGATCGCATTCTTCCTGCTCGGCGGCTTGGCGATGATCCTTTGGCTGTCGAAGCACAGCCCGCGCCTGTTGCGTGAACGTATGGCATCTCCGCTGCAACGGGATCAAAAGCCATGGGATCGCGTCTGGTTGATGTTTTTCGTTTTGGCCTTCTTAGGCTGGATATCCTTCATGGGTTGGGACGCGGCTCGGACGGGCTTTCGAGCGGTACCGCCATGGCTGCAGGTGCTTGGCGGGTTCGGCATGGTGGTCAACATGCTCGGTACCTGGTGGACGTTTCGCGAAAACGCCTTCGCTGCGCCGGTGGTGAAGATCCAGAAGGATCAGAAGGTGATCGATACCGGACCCTACGCCATTGTTCGTCACCCTATGTATGCGAGCGCGTTGTTTTTCCTTATTGGCATGCCGCTATTGCTTGGTTCCTGGCTGGGCCTCGCATTCTCCGTGATATTCATTTTCGGTATCGCCTGGCGAGCGGTGCATGAGGAGCGTGCTCTAACTGCCGAACTGAGCGGCTATCAAGCCTATGCGGCCCGCGTGCGATATCGGCTCATTCCTTTCGTCTGGTAG
- a CDS encoding aspartate aminotransferase family protein, producing the protein MLDKRNELNAWDRDHFFHPSTHMGMHARGETPTRVIGGGEGVYITDINGKKSLDAFAGLYCVNVGYGRQKIADAIAEQAKNLAYYHAYVGHGTEASITLSKMIIDRAPKGMSRVYFGLSGSDANETNIKLIWYYNNILGRPEKKKIISRWRGYHGSGVMTGSLTGLELFHKAFDLPRDPILHTEAPYFFRRADRSMNEEQFAQYCADKLEEMILAEGPETVAAFIGEPILGTGGIVPPPKAYWQKIQAVLDKYDILLVADEVVTGFGRLGTMFGADYYGMKPDLITIAKGLTSAYAPLSGSIVSDKMWQVLVQGSDQLGAIGHGWTYSAHPICAAAGIANLELIDELGIVENAGSTGAYFRSELAKAVGEHKHVGEVRGDGLMAAVEFVEDRDDRKFFDHAKKIGPQVAAALLERGVIGRAMPQGDILGFAPPLCLTRDEADIVVRATADAIRSVFSNL; encoded by the coding sequence ATGTTGGACAAGCGGAACGAACTGAATGCGTGGGACAGGGATCACTTCTTTCATCCCTCGACCCATATGGGAATGCATGCGCGCGGCGAAACCCCGACCCGCGTCATCGGCGGTGGCGAAGGCGTCTACATTACCGACATCAACGGCAAGAAGAGCCTCGATGCCTTTGCCGGTCTCTACTGCGTCAATGTCGGTTATGGCCGGCAGAAAATCGCTGACGCCATCGCCGAACAGGCGAAGAACCTCGCCTATTATCACGCCTATGTCGGGCATGGAACGGAAGCATCGATCACGCTTTCCAAGATGATCATCGACCGGGCGCCGAAAGGCATGAGCCGCGTCTATTTCGGCCTCTCCGGCTCGGACGCCAACGAGACGAACATCAAGCTCATCTGGTATTACAACAACATCCTCGGCCGGCCGGAAAAGAAGAAGATTATTTCGCGCTGGCGCGGTTATCATGGATCAGGCGTCATGACCGGCAGCCTTACCGGCCTCGAACTCTTCCATAAGGCCTTCGATCTGCCGCGCGACCCTATTCTTCACACCGAAGCACCCTATTTTTTTCGCCGCGCCGATCGCTCGATGAATGAGGAACAGTTCGCCCAATATTGTGCCGACAAGCTCGAGGAGATGATCCTGGCCGAAGGTCCGGAAACGGTCGCCGCCTTCATCGGTGAACCGATCCTCGGCACCGGCGGCATCGTTCCGCCGCCGAAGGCCTATTGGCAGAAGATCCAGGCCGTTCTCGACAAATACGACATCCTGCTCGTCGCCGACGAGGTCGTCACCGGTTTCGGTCGGCTTGGAACGATGTTCGGCGCGGACTACTACGGCATGAAGCCGGATCTGATTACGATCGCAAAGGGCTTGACCTCGGCCTATGCGCCGCTGTCCGGCAGCATCGTCTCGGACAAGATGTGGCAGGTGCTCGTACAAGGGTCCGATCAGCTCGGCGCCATCGGCCACGGCTGGACCTATTCCGCCCACCCGATCTGTGCGGCGGCCGGCATCGCCAATCTCGAACTGATCGATGAACTCGGCATCGTGGAGAATGCCGGTTCGACAGGTGCCTACTTCAGGTCGGAGCTTGCCAAGGCTGTCGGCGAGCACAAGCATGTCGGCGAGGTCCGTGGCGATGGGCTCATGGCGGCGGTCGAATTCGTCGAAGATCGGGACGATCGCAAATTCTTCGATCACGCAAAGAAGATAGGCCCCCAGGTGGCGGCAGCTCTGCTGGAGCGTGGGGTAATCGGCCGTGCCATGCCGCAGGGCGACATTCTCGGCTTCGCGCCGCCTTTGTGCCTGACGCGCGACGAAGCCGACATAGTGGTCAGGGCCACGGCGGATGCGATCAGAAGCGTATTTTCAAATCTCTGA
- the ehuA gene encoding ectoine/hydroxyectoine ABC transporter ATP-binding protein EhuA, translated as MTEPLIRFHDVTKRYGDFTVLDDFCFEVAPGEKVTLIGPSGSGKSTVLRILMTLEPFQEGTLHLAGMSYHEEKGRGRFRASEAHLRQIRTHVGMVFQSFNLFPHMTVLRNIVEAPTRVLGLGRAEAEARAIELLRMVGLSEKKDHYPSQLSGGQQQRVAIARALAMRPRVLLFDEPTSALDPQLVGEVLGVIRDLAHEHDLTMLLVTHEMRFAREVSDRVCFFDKGRICEEGKPEQIFSTPKEDRTKEFLHSVL; from the coding sequence ATGACCGAACCCCTGATCCGCTTCCACGACGTCACCAAGCGCTACGGCGACTTTACCGTTCTCGATGACTTCTGTTTCGAGGTTGCACCCGGCGAGAAGGTAACGTTGATCGGACCGTCGGGCTCGGGCAAATCGACGGTTCTGCGCATCCTCATGACACTCGAACCCTTTCAGGAGGGCACATTGCACCTGGCCGGAATGTCCTATCATGAGGAAAAAGGCCGCGGACGGTTCCGCGCCAGCGAAGCGCATCTGCGCCAGATCCGCACGCATGTCGGCATGGTCTTCCAGAGCTTCAATCTGTTTCCGCACATGACCGTGCTGCGCAATATCGTTGAGGCGCCGACGCGCGTGCTGGGACTTGGACGGGCCGAAGCGGAGGCTCGCGCCATCGAGCTTTTGCGCATGGTCGGTCTTTCCGAGAAGAAGGATCACTATCCGAGCCAGCTTTCTGGCGGCCAGCAGCAGCGCGTCGCCATAGCCCGGGCGCTCGCCATGCGTCCGCGGGTCCTGCTATTCGACGAGCCGACTTCCGCGCTCGACCCGCAGCTTGTCGGCGAAGTGCTTGGCGTCATTCGCGATCTCGCGCATGAGCACGATTTGACCATGCTGCTGGTGACCCACGAAATGCGGTTCGCAAGAGAGGTATCCGATCGCGTCTGCTTCTTCGACAAGGGCCGCATCTGCGAAGAAGGCAAGCCGGAACAGATATTCAGCACTCCGAAGGAAGACCGTACCAAGGAGTTTCTGCATTCCGTCCTGTGA
- a CDS encoding NAD-dependent succinate-semialdehyde dehydrogenase, which produces MTAVRARPAYHEALSRLNDRHLLRDLSYVGGRWVAGKTAASFNVADPASGTTLAWVSSLSRSETFEAIDAAANAFSAWRSLLPQQRASILHRWYELMLAAKDDLALIMTLEQGKPLAESRGEIDYAASFIEWYAEEAKRINAESVTSHLPDTEMIVRREALGVAGIVTPWNFPSAMVTRKAAAALAAGCTVVAHPSSETPLSALALAELGERAGLPAGVFNVVTGNAATIVGALCEDARVRALSFTGSTGIGKLIAGQCAATMKRLVMELGGHAPLIIFDDADLDRAVDIAINAKFATSGQDCLAANRIFVQRSIMEPFVAAFAKRIAALKVGDGLTDAVHIGPLMHERAVAKVEEHVADALKRGARLAIGGKRHAAGTLFFEPTLLVDPSPDALIMHEETFGPVAAVSSFDTEAEVVARANDSEYGLVAYVVTQNGARQMRLGRALDYGMVAINRVKITGGPVPFGGWKQSGLGREGSRHGIEAFTELKYLCIDTAA; this is translated from the coding sequence ATGACCGCAGTGCGCGCCCGTCCCGCCTATCATGAAGCCCTGTCACGACTGAACGACCGGCATCTGCTGCGGGATCTTTCCTATGTCGGCGGCCGCTGGGTCGCCGGCAAGACCGCCGCGAGCTTCAACGTCGCCGATCCCGCCTCCGGCACCACGCTCGCCTGGGTCTCTAGCCTCAGCAGGAGTGAGACATTCGAGGCGATCGATGCCGCGGCGAATGCCTTCTCAGCCTGGCGCTCGCTTCTGCCGCAGCAGCGCGCATCGATCCTGCACCGGTGGTATGAGCTGATGCTCGCCGCCAAGGACGATCTGGCGCTGATCATGACGCTGGAACAGGGTAAGCCGCTCGCCGAATCTCGCGGCGAGATCGACTATGCTGCGAGCTTCATCGAATGGTATGCGGAGGAAGCCAAGCGCATCAACGCCGAAAGCGTCACTAGCCATCTGCCGGACACGGAAATGATCGTGCGCAGGGAGGCATTGGGCGTCGCCGGCATCGTGACACCGTGGAACTTTCCCTCGGCCATGGTCACGCGCAAGGCTGCGGCAGCCCTTGCTGCCGGATGCACTGTCGTTGCCCATCCATCCTCCGAGACGCCGCTGTCGGCGCTTGCGCTTGCCGAACTCGGAGAGCGTGCCGGCCTTCCCGCTGGCGTCTTCAACGTCGTCACCGGCAATGCTGCGACGATCGTCGGAGCTCTCTGCGAGGATGCTCGGGTGCGAGCACTGAGCTTTACCGGCTCGACGGGCATCGGCAAACTGATTGCCGGCCAATGTGCTGCGACCATGAAGCGCCTGGTGATGGAGCTCGGCGGGCATGCGCCCCTTATCATCTTTGACGACGCCGATCTCGATCGTGCCGTGGACATCGCCATCAATGCCAAATTTGCGACCTCCGGCCAGGATTGTCTGGCTGCCAATCGCATTTTCGTGCAGCGCTCGATCATGGAGCCCTTCGTCGCAGCTTTTGCCAAGCGGATAGCGGCCCTTAAGGTCGGTGACGGACTGACGGACGCGGTCCACATCGGTCCGCTGATGCACGAGCGCGCTGTGGCGAAAGTCGAGGAACATGTGGCCGACGCGCTGAAACGCGGCGCAAGGCTTGCCATCGGCGGAAAGCGCCACGCGGCGGGAACACTCTTTTTCGAACCGACACTGCTTGTCGATCCATCCCCCGACGCACTGATCATGCATGAGGAGACATTCGGACCCGTCGCAGCGGTGAGTTCATTCGATACCGAGGCCGAAGTCGTCGCTCGCGCCAATGATAGCGAATACGGCCTCGTCGCCTATGTCGTGACGCAAAACGGCGCGCGCCAGATGCGCCTCGGCCGGGCGCTTGATTACGGGATGGTTGCGATCAATCGCGTGAAGATCACCGGCGGACCGGTTCCCTTCGGCGGCTGGAAGCAATCCGGTCTCGGCCGGGAAGGCTCGCGCCACGGCATCGAGGCTTTCACCGAGCTCAAATATCTCTGCATCGACACCGCAGCCTGA